A region from the Corylus avellana chromosome ca7, CavTom2PMs-1.0 genome encodes:
- the LOC132186497 gene encoding chalcone isomerase-like protein 2 has protein sequence MGTEMVMVDEIPFPPEITTTKPLSLLGHGITDIEIHFLQIKFTAIGVYLEPEIVKHLQQWKGKPGGVLAEDDDFFEALISAPVEKFLRIVVIKEIKGSQYGVQLESAVRDRLAADDKYEEEEEAALEKLVEFFQSAYFKKNSIITYHFPATSATAEIVFSTEGKEDTKTKVENANVVEMVKKWYLGGTRGVSQTTISSLANTLSAELSK, from the exons TGGGTACTGAAATGGTTATGGTGGATGAGATCCCTTTTCCTCCTGAGATCACCACCACAAAGCCTTTATCTCTGCTGGGCCATG GAATTACGGACATTGAGATACACTTTCTCCAAATTAAGTTCACAGCAATTGGAGTTTATTTGGAACCCGAAATTGTGAAGCATCTGCAGCAATGGAAGGGTAAACCTGGAGGTGTTCTAGCTGAAGATGATGACTTCTTTGAGGCCCTTATTTCTG ctCCGGTGGAGAAATTTCTAAGAATAGTGGTGATCAAAGAGATCAAGGGTTCCCAATATGGAGTCCAGCTAGAGAGCGCTGTGAGGGATAGATTGGCTGCCGATGACAAGTatgaagaggaggaggaggcagCCTTGGAGAAACTTGTTGAATTCTTCCAGTCTGcttatttcaagaaaaattcCATCATCACATATCATTTTCCAGCAACTTCTGCCACTGCCGAG ATTGTTTTTTCGACTGAAGGGAAGGAGGACACAAAAACCAAAGTGGAGAACGCAAATGTGGTTGAGATGGTCAAGAAATGGTACTTGGGAGGGACTAGAGGGGTGTCTCAGACAACCATATCCTCCTTAGCAAACACCCTCTCTGCCGAGTTATCTAAATGA
- the LOC132186496 gene encoding RING-H2 finger protein ATL74-like, with translation MVTNLHHRPHRLLLDTDSSTPPSNGSRNDRVYASEANFDTNMVIILAALLCALIGALGLNSIVRCALRCSRRFAFETPDETAARLAATGLRKSSLRRIPVVVYGSSSGPNIPATDCPICIGEFVDGEKVRVLPKCNHGFHMRCIDTWLASHSNCPTCRQSLLDQPTSSDAGVADAGIQNHTNEISEGQVDVPIAVDVHEVS, from the coding sequence ATGGTGACAAATCTTCATCATCGTCCGCACCGCCTGCTTCTCGACACAGACTCGAGCACGCCGCCATCCAACGGAAGTAGGAATGATCGCGTGTACGCCAGCGAGGCAAACTTCGATACCAACATGGTGATTATCCTCGCAGCCTTGCTCTGTGCATTAATAGGCGCGCTGGGGCTAAATTCAATCGTGCGTTGCGCTCTAAGATGCAGCCGTAGGTTTGCTTTTGAAACACCGGATGAGACCGCCGCTCGTCTAGCCGCCACCGGCCTTAGAAAGAGTTCATTGCGTCGGATCCCCGTGGTAGTATATGGGTCGTCATCGGGGCCAAATATTCCGGCCACAGATTGTCCTATTTGCATTGGGGAATTTGTAGATGGCGAGAAGGTTAGAGTGCTGCCAAAATGCAACCACGGCTTCCATATGAGGTGCATCGACACATGGTTAGCGTCACACTCAAATTGTCCAACTTGCCGGCAGTCGCTGCTAGACCAACCGACGAGCTCTGACGCCGGTGTTGCTGATGCTGGAATCCAGAATCATACAAATGAAATATCAGAGGGACAAGTGGATGTGCCAATAGCTGTGGATGTTCATGAGGTAAGTTAA